A region of Cryptosporangium phraense DNA encodes the following proteins:
- a CDS encoding TadE/TadG family type IV pilus assembly protein yields MRGRLDRPPAAPATRRGGRRSSSGSDRGAAAIELAIILPIMLVMIFGVIDFGRLISAQATLSDAAREGARALAFNQDATLRAQKVTGTTGTTVTASVPCPTSGSTAASTATVTVSQTFTYLTPILTLLGGSGTTKTITATGVMPCLG; encoded by the coding sequence ATGAGAGGACGACTCGACCGACCGCCTGCCGCCCCGGCCACCCGCCGGGGCGGCAGGCGGTCGTCGTCGGGGAGCGACCGCGGCGCCGCCGCCATCGAACTGGCCATCATCCTGCCGATCATGCTGGTCATGATCTTCGGCGTCATCGACTTCGGCCGGCTGATCAGCGCCCAGGCCACGCTGAGCGACGCGGCCCGCGAGGGCGCCCGCGCGCTCGCGTTCAACCAGGACGCCACCCTGCGGGCCCAGAAGGTCACCGGCACCACCGGGACGACGGTCACCGCCTCGGTGCCCTGCCCGACGTCCGGGTCGACCGCCGCGTCGACCGCGACCGTGACGGTCAGCCAGACGTTCACCTACCTCACCCCGATCCTGACGCTGCTGGGTGGCTCCGGGACGACCAAGACGATCACCGCGACCGGTGTGATGCCGTGCCTCGGCTGA
- a CDS encoding AAA family ATPase, whose translation MIYLEPSAENIIDTPANIAAAGFTLVNSWKKLTAHLERHPGTLLVVLGAGVEFGAAVEFAAYQRVRSPALGVVLLRRQVTPQMLADAMRAGIREVADLDDPAAIKAACTRALEVSRALRSAVQSNKESSSEGKVVTIFSGKGGCGKSTVATNLAVALAAGGSRRVCLIDLDLQFGDVAIMLQLTPVRSIADAIGMAGRLDEPGLRSLLTRYCPGVDVALAPAGPAEGEHVTRDLVTELINVAKTLFDFVVIDTPPFFSDQVLSALDVSDLYVPVVTPDLPTLKSVRLTLDMFDVLEYPRERRLALLNRANSQVGLTIADVEEAVGTPMAVHMPSSRDVPVSINKGVPIALDDPGNPVSQAIRQLANRCADVDETTTPVEGRRRLSLFGRRS comes from the coding sequence GTGATCTACCTCGAACCGTCCGCGGAGAACATCATCGACACACCGGCGAACATCGCGGCCGCCGGTTTCACGTTGGTCAACTCCTGGAAGAAGCTCACCGCCCACCTGGAGCGGCACCCGGGAACGCTGCTGGTCGTGCTGGGCGCCGGCGTCGAGTTCGGCGCGGCGGTCGAATTCGCCGCCTACCAGCGGGTCCGCAGCCCCGCCCTCGGGGTGGTGCTGCTCCGTCGCCAGGTGACCCCGCAGATGCTGGCCGACGCGATGCGGGCCGGCATCCGTGAGGTCGCGGACCTGGACGATCCGGCCGCCATCAAGGCCGCATGCACCCGGGCGCTCGAGGTGTCGCGGGCCCTGCGCAGCGCGGTGCAGAGCAACAAGGAGTCGAGCTCGGAGGGGAAGGTCGTCACGATCTTCTCCGGCAAGGGCGGCTGCGGGAAGAGCACGGTCGCCACGAACCTGGCCGTCGCGCTGGCCGCCGGCGGCAGCCGCCGGGTCTGCCTGATCGACCTGGACCTGCAGTTCGGCGACGTCGCGATCATGCTGCAGCTGACCCCGGTCCGGAGCATCGCCGACGCGATCGGCATGGCCGGCCGGCTGGACGAGCCCGGCCTGCGGTCGCTGCTCACCCGGTACTGCCCGGGCGTCGACGTGGCGCTGGCTCCGGCCGGCCCGGCCGAGGGGGAGCACGTCACCCGGGACCTCGTCACCGAGCTCATCAACGTCGCCAAGACGCTGTTCGACTTCGTCGTGATCGACACCCCGCCGTTCTTCTCCGACCAGGTCCTGTCCGCGCTCGACGTCTCCGATCTGTACGTCCCGGTCGTCACCCCGGACCTGCCGACGCTCAAGAGCGTCCGCCTGACGTTGGACATGTTCGACGTCCTGGAGTACCCGCGGGAACGGCGGCTGGCCCTCCTCAACCGGGCGAACTCGCAGGTGGGTCTGACGATCGCGGACGTCGAGGAAGCGGTCGGAACCCCGATGGCGGTGCACATGCCGTCGTCGCGGGACGTGCCGGTCTCGATCAACAAGGGCGTGCCGATCGCGCTGGACGACCCGGGGAACCCGGTCAGCCAGGCGATCCGGCAGCTCGCGAACCGCTGCGCGGACGTGGACGAGACCACCACGCCGGTCGAGGGCAGGCGCCGGTTGTCACTCTTCGGCCGGAGGAGCTGA
- the ggt gene encoding gamma-glutamyltransferase encodes MAKLRQLLGVVSGVTALTLAAAPTTASAVAPAKPTSTATGYGGAVATVDPDATAIGIDVLRRGGNAVDAAVATAAALGVTEPYSAGVGGGGFFVYYDAKHHRVHTIDGRETAPKTFTPTVFTENGKPIPFADAVTSGLSIGVPGTPLTWQNALDAWGTRTLEQTLAPATRLARNGFVVDQTFHDQTADNAKRFANFPATKALFLPGGQPPAVGTTLRNPDLAKTYDLLGQDGVQAIYRGPIGRDIVKTAQNPPASAPVRQGQLTADDLAAYTAPFRTPTKTGYEGLDVYGMAPPSSGGTTVGEALNIVEKTGLKGLDATDYLHRYLAASTLSFADRNRWVGDVPGVPVSSLLSDRFAATRACLIDPDKALTTPQPPGDPHTPGGDCARPAASDTKTPYEGPSTTHLTVADKWGNVVAYTLTIEQTGGSGITVPGRGFLLNNELTDFNFTPVTPGVPDPNLPGPGKRPRSSMAPTIVLSHGRPLLAVGSPGGATIITTVLQILLGRLDRGLTLPQAIAAPRASARNGKAVDAEPAFDTGALTARGWTFAPVKEIGAATGIEFLKNGRLLAAAEPTRRGGGSAATVR; translated from the coding sequence ATGGCGAAGCTGCGTCAGCTCCTCGGAGTGGTATCCGGCGTCACCGCACTGACCCTCGCTGCCGCCCCGACGACAGCCAGCGCCGTGGCTCCGGCAAAACCGACCTCGACCGCAACTGGCTATGGCGGAGCTGTCGCCACCGTCGACCCCGACGCCACCGCGATCGGCATCGACGTCCTCCGCCGAGGCGGCAACGCCGTAGACGCCGCCGTCGCCACGGCCGCCGCCCTCGGCGTCACCGAGCCCTACTCGGCCGGCGTCGGCGGCGGCGGTTTCTTCGTCTACTACGACGCCAAGCACCACCGCGTCCACACGATCGATGGCCGGGAGACCGCCCCGAAGACCTTCACTCCCACGGTCTTCACCGAGAACGGCAAACCGATCCCGTTCGCCGACGCGGTCACCAGCGGCCTCAGCATCGGCGTGCCAGGCACCCCACTGACCTGGCAGAACGCCTTGGACGCATGGGGCACCCGAACCCTCGAGCAGACGTTGGCCCCGGCCACCCGGTTGGCCCGCAACGGCTTCGTCGTCGACCAGACGTTCCACGACCAGACCGCCGACAACGCGAAACGCTTCGCCAACTTCCCGGCCACCAAGGCCCTTTTCCTCCCCGGTGGTCAGCCGCCCGCGGTCGGCACCACGCTGCGCAACCCGGATCTCGCGAAGACGTACGACCTCCTCGGCCAAGACGGCGTCCAGGCCATCTACCGGGGCCCGATCGGCCGCGACATCGTCAAGACGGCCCAGAACCCGCCGGCCAGCGCCCCGGTGCGCCAGGGCCAGCTCACCGCCGACGACCTGGCCGCCTACACGGCCCCGTTCCGGACCCCGACCAAGACCGGCTACGAGGGCCTCGACGTCTACGGCATGGCCCCGCCGTCCTCCGGCGGCACCACGGTCGGCGAGGCGCTCAACATCGTCGAGAAGACCGGGCTGAAGGGCCTCGACGCGACCGACTACCTGCACCGCTACCTGGCCGCGTCCACGCTCTCGTTCGCCGACCGCAACCGCTGGGTCGGAGACGTCCCCGGCGTGCCGGTCAGCAGTCTGCTGTCGGACCGGTTCGCGGCCACCCGCGCCTGCCTGATCGACCCGGACAAGGCGCTCACCACCCCGCAGCCGCCCGGCGACCCGCACACCCCGGGCGGCGACTGCGCCCGACCGGCCGCCAGTGATACCAAGACGCCCTACGAAGGCCCGTCCACCACCCACCTCACGGTCGCCGACAAGTGGGGCAACGTCGTCGCCTACACGCTGACGATCGAGCAGACCGGCGGTTCCGGGATCACGGTCCCGGGCCGGGGCTTCCTGCTCAACAACGAGCTCACCGACTTCAACTTCACCCCGGTGACGCCGGGTGTCCCGGACCCGAACCTGCCCGGTCCGGGCAAGCGTCCGCGCAGCTCGATGGCGCCGACGATCGTGCTCAGCCACGGCCGGCCGCTGCTCGCGGTCGGGTCGCCGGGCGGGGCCACGATCATCACGACCGTGCTCCAGATCCTCCTCGGGCGGCTCGACCGCGGCCTGACGCTGCCGCAGGCGATCGCCGCTCCCCGGGCGTCGGCCAGGAACGGGAAGGCCGTCGACGCCGAACCGGCGTTCGACACCGGTGCGCTGACGGCACGGGGCTGGACGTTCGCCCCGGTGAAGGAGATCGGGGCCGCGACCGGGATCGAATTCCTGAAGAACGGCCGCCTCCTGGCCGCCGCCGAACCGACCAGGCGAGGCGGCGGCTCCGCCGCCACCGTGCGCTGA
- a CDS encoding Flp family type IVb pilin, with product MFLHAYTAVVSRAAVRMDALKARSERGATAVEYGLLAALIAAVIVTTVLALGGKINTAFSKINANLT from the coding sequence ATGTTCCTGCACGCCTACACCGCCGTCGTTTCCCGCGCCGCCGTCCGCATGGACGCGCTGAAGGCCCGCTCCGAGCGTGGCGCCACCGCGGTCGAGTACGGCCTGCTCGCTGCTCTCATCGCCGCGGTCATCGTGACGACCGTCCTGGCGCTCGGCGGCAAGATCAACACGGCGTTCAGCAAGATCAACGCGAACCTGACCTGA
- a CDS encoding Flp family type IVb pilin, giving the protein MDALKARSERGATAVEYGLLAALIAAVIVATVLALGGKINTAFNKVSSTLP; this is encoded by the coding sequence ATGGACGCTCTGAAGGCCCGCTCCGAGCGGGGCGCCACCGCTGTCGAGTACGGCCTGCTGGCCGCCCTCATCGCCGCCGTCATCGTCGCGACCGTGCTCGCGCTCGGCGGCAAGATCAACACGGCGTTCAACAAGGTCAGCTCGACCCTGCCCTGA
- a CDS encoding Flp family type IVb pilin, with protein MLPLGSTPKAPPPLAGPRTDRLFLSGVPMLLFAYTAVTSRVAVLRARADRGATAVEYGLLAALIAAVIVATVLSLGGKINTAFQKITDLLP; from the coding sequence GTGCTCCCGCTCGGGAGCACGCCGAAGGCACCACCCCCGCTGGCCGGTCCACGGACGGACCGGCTGTTCCTGAGCGGAGTACCGATGCTCCTGTTCGCCTACACCGCGGTCACGTCCCGCGTCGCAGTGCTGCGCGCCCGGGCCGACCGAGGTGCCACCGCGGTCGAGTACGGCCTGCTGGCCGCCCTGATCGCCGCGGTGATCGTCGCGACGGTGCTCAGCCTGGGGGGCAAGATCAACACCGCGTTCCAGAAGATCACGGACCTGTTGCCCTGA
- a CDS encoding TadE/TadG family type IV pilus assembly protein produces the protein MPRLTAKRPWWDRLAGRRPTGDRGAVAIIAAALMAGGVLFGMGTLTVDVGKLYNEREQLQTGADAASWAIARVCATASTAATCASQQTLASSLANANSKDGVSDVSLICGRGGTGLTACPAQTSALSDCIGTAPATAKYVEVRTSTRQTDGSTKLAPTFAGLLDASNTGTKLSACSRVAWGIPNTATVLAIGIGRCEFWKMTNNGLLYYLVSGVGGLLTGLLGNVGTSVGSLIGANPPAVGDLVFIHDTLGKTTTNAACNANPPTSPASPTTWLGGNGFGFLVGAYSDANCLQTVTVGDVLTASDLGLLAPVNCLTPLQNAVDTGSPILIPIYDYQWNPVVNLSTYTLRIAGYAAFVVKGFQIGLLNGTLKAVGSLVGASSGPQCTILVDYCLNGYFTQAIIPAPATSAGSLGTTDYGVSLITRVG, from the coding sequence GTGCCTCGGCTGACGGCGAAACGCCCCTGGTGGGACCGTCTCGCCGGACGTCGTCCGACCGGCGACCGGGGTGCGGTCGCGATCATCGCCGCCGCCCTGATGGCCGGCGGCGTGCTGTTCGGCATGGGGACGCTCACCGTCGACGTCGGCAAGCTCTACAACGAGCGGGAACAGTTGCAGACCGGGGCCGACGCGGCCTCCTGGGCGATCGCCCGGGTCTGCGCGACCGCATCGACGGCCGCCACCTGCGCGAGCCAGCAGACGCTGGCGAGCTCGCTGGCCAACGCGAACTCCAAGGACGGCGTGTCCGACGTCAGCCTGATCTGCGGACGCGGCGGCACCGGGCTGACCGCGTGCCCGGCCCAGACCTCGGCGCTCTCGGACTGCATCGGCACCGCCCCGGCGACCGCGAAGTACGTCGAGGTTCGCACGTCGACCCGGCAGACCGACGGGTCGACGAAGCTCGCGCCGACGTTCGCCGGCCTGCTGGACGCCTCGAACACCGGGACGAAGCTCAGCGCCTGCTCGCGGGTCGCCTGGGGCATCCCGAACACCGCCACCGTGCTGGCGATCGGCATCGGCCGCTGCGAGTTCTGGAAGATGACGAACAACGGCCTGCTGTACTACCTGGTCAGCGGCGTCGGAGGCCTGCTGACCGGCCTGCTCGGGAACGTGGGGACGTCGGTCGGCAGCCTGATCGGAGCGAACCCGCCGGCCGTCGGCGACCTGGTGTTCATCCACGACACGCTCGGCAAGACCACGACGAACGCCGCCTGCAACGCCAACCCGCCGACCTCGCCGGCGTCGCCGACCACGTGGCTCGGCGGCAACGGCTTCGGTTTCCTGGTCGGCGCCTACTCCGACGCCAACTGCCTGCAGACGGTGACCGTCGGCGATGTTCTCACCGCGTCCGATCTCGGCCTGCTCGCCCCGGTGAACTGCCTGACCCCGCTGCAGAACGCGGTCGACACCGGCAGCCCGATCCTCATCCCGATCTACGACTACCAGTGGAACCCGGTCGTCAACCTCAGTACCTACACACTGCGGATCGCCGGCTACGCGGCGTTCGTCGTCAAGGGCTTCCAGATCGGGCTGCTCAACGGCACGCTCAAGGCCGTCGGCTCGCTGGTGGGTGCCTCGTCCGGGCCACAGTGCACGATCCTCGTCGACTACTGCCTCAACGGGTACTTCACCCAGGCGATCATCCCGGCCCCGGCGACGTCCGCGGGCAGCCTCGGCACCACCGACTACGGCGTCTCGCTCATAACGCGGGTCGGGTAG
- the cpaB gene encoding Flp pilus assembly protein CpaB, whose translation MRRRLLALALAFVLALLGCVGILAYVGGADDRAVAGKKPVEVLVASTLLPAGTTGAELRNSGKLKTVQMPAETVPSDALGTIPAGLDNLALTADVQPSQLLLRGALGRKQTSTGGLTIPAGKLAVSVDMTGASRVAGYVRPGSEVAVFYTYKPTADEANSGTVTTDADKVTATRVLLPRVQVLAIGEAGAVKASSDMIAVTLATTQTDAERLVQASQTGTLSLGLLNDAVTVEPGSGVDTDTLFR comes from the coding sequence ATGAGACGTCGACTACTGGCGCTGGCGCTCGCGTTCGTGCTGGCCCTGCTGGGTTGCGTGGGCATCCTCGCCTACGTCGGCGGAGCCGACGATCGCGCGGTCGCGGGCAAGAAGCCGGTCGAGGTGCTGGTCGCCAGCACGCTTCTCCCGGCCGGCACGACCGGCGCCGAACTGCGCAACAGCGGCAAGCTCAAGACCGTCCAGATGCCCGCGGAGACCGTTCCCTCCGACGCGCTCGGCACGATCCCGGCCGGCCTCGACAACCTGGCCCTCACCGCCGACGTCCAGCCGAGCCAGCTGCTCCTGCGCGGGGCACTCGGACGCAAACAGACCAGCACCGGCGGCCTGACGATCCCGGCCGGGAAGCTCGCGGTGAGCGTCGACATGACCGGCGCGTCCCGAGTGGCCGGCTACGTCCGGCCGGGGTCCGAGGTCGCGGTGTTCTACACCTACAAGCCGACGGCCGACGAAGCCAACTCCGGAACCGTCACCACCGACGCCGACAAGGTCACCGCGACCCGGGTCCTGCTGCCCCGCGTGCAGGTGCTGGCGATCGGCGAGGCCGGGGCGGTGAAGGCCAGCTCCGACATGATCGCGGTCACGCTGGCGACGACGCAGACCGACGCCGAACGGCTGGTCCAGGCCTCGCAGACGGGAACGCTCTCGCTCGGCCTCCTCAACGACGCGGTGACGGTCGAGCCGGGCAGCGGCGTCGACACCGACACCCTCTTCCGGTAG